From Bombus vancouverensis nearcticus chromosome 15, iyBomVanc1_principal, whole genome shotgun sequence, the proteins below share one genomic window:
- the LOC117166142 gene encoding NADH dehydrogenase [ubiquinone] 1 alpha subcomplex assembly factor 2 isoform X1: protein MSGKERGLFRIILKNFIASFKPTQHKLIGEDYYGTKYYEIENPRSRRKNLPRYFVPVNKDDNTQEVPVEWEAWLRYRRKDPPSEEEIRQNYQLQMIKKRNAAELETKHVSNGLQKQKQINEGERVPFPVYEEYKNYGQDYKIKYDEQKHEKDK from the coding sequence ATGTCTGGAAAAGAAAGAGGTTTGTttcgaattattttaaaaaattttattgcatCATTTAAACCAACCCAACATAAGCTAATTGGTGAAGATTATTATGGTACAAAATATTACGAAATTGAAAACCCAAGATCAAGGAGAAAGAACTTACCTCGATATTTCGTACCTGTAAATAAAGATGATAACACGCAAGAAGTACCAGTAGAATGGGAGGCATGGTTAAGATATCGTCGAAAAGATCCACCGTCAGAAGAAGAAATAAGACAAAATTATCAATTACAAATGATCAAAAAACGAAATGCTGCAGAACTAGAAACAAAACATGTAAGTAATGGATTACAAAAGCAAAAGCAAATTAACGAAGGAGAACGTGTACCATTTCCAGTTTATGAGGAGTATAAAAATTATGGTCAAGATTATAAGATAAAATATGATGAACAAAAGCACGAAAAAGATAAATAg
- the LOC117166142 gene encoding NADH dehydrogenase [ubiquinone] 1 alpha subcomplex assembly factor 2 isoform X2, whose translation MSGKERGLFRIILKNFIASFKPTQHKLIGEDYYGTKYYEIENPRSRRKNLPRYFVPVNKDDNTQEVPVEWEAWLRYRRKDPPSEEEIRQNYQLQMIKKRNAAELETKHFMRSIKIMVKIIR comes from the exons ATGTCTGGAAAAGAAAGAGGTTTGTttcgaattattttaaaaaattttattgcatCATTTAAACCAACCCAACATAAGCTAATTGGTGAAGATTATTATGGTACAAAATATTACGAAATTGAAAACCCAAGATCAAGGAGAAAGAACTTACCTCGATATTTCGTACCTGTAAATAAAGATGATAACACGCAAGAAGTACCAGTAGAATGGGAGGCATGGTTAAGATATCGTCGAAAAGATCCACCGTCAGAAGAAGAAATAAGACAAAATTATCAATTACAAATGATCAAAAAACGAAATGCTGCAGAACTAGAAACAAAACAT TTTATGAGGAGTATAAAAATTATGGTCAAGATTATAAGATAA